Proteins from a genomic interval of Amycolatopsis sp. cg13:
- a CDS encoding acyl-CoA thioesterase has protein sequence MSTSSSAPCARPLIQRTLTHLAQPADLNHQGDVAGAVMFRLIDHAAWLVTLEYSNGPTATRAVKRMEFLNPVREGGLLHACARIERVNNTSIEVRTTVTATYWSGWADDPEDLAAPPTPVASADLVFVAIDVTGTPRPANPVPGTRLSSERLYLHQEAASGYRRSSP, from the coding sequence ATGAGCACCAGTTCGTCCGCGCCCTGTGCGCGACCGCTGATTCAGCGCACTTTGACCCACCTGGCCCAGCCCGCCGACCTCAACCACCAGGGAGACGTCGCGGGCGCGGTCATGTTCCGGCTGATCGACCACGCGGCCTGGCTCGTGACCCTCGAGTACAGCAACGGCCCGACGGCCACTCGCGCCGTGAAGCGCATGGAGTTCCTGAACCCCGTGCGAGAAGGCGGTTTGCTGCACGCCTGCGCGCGGATCGAGCGGGTCAACAACACCTCGATCGAAGTCCGCACCACGGTGACCGCCACCTACTGGTCGGGCTGGGCCGACGATCCCGAGGACCTCGCGGCGCCGCCGACGCCGGTGGCCTCCGCGGACTTGGTCTTCGTCGCGATCGACGTCACCGGAACGCCGCGGCCGGCGAACCCGGTGCCGGGGACCAGACTGTCGTCGGAGCGCCTGTACCTGCACCAGGAAGCGGCCTCCGGCTATCGCCGCTCCAGCCCGTGA